From a single Marinobacter sp. THAF197a genomic region:
- the rsmB gene encoding 16S rRNA (cytosine(967)-C(5))-methyltransferase RsmB, with protein sequence MAYQPLPFRAVAANVLLAVENGQSLTQCLPPALNQLPPEQRPQLQAICYGTCRWFHRLEGELNQRLKKPLRKPDRVVHHLMLVALFQLRFSEQATYAVLNETVEACRALDKPHLTGLVNGVLRAAEREGAPEPKDDSSRYSHPVWMVEKLRHNWPDNWQAILDANNQQAPMTLRVNALRFTRDEYLELLAEAGIEANPTRFAPHGIQLERPVPVERLPWFEDGGASVQDEAAQLCTTLLDLQPGQRVLDACAAPGGKTCAILEACGELDEVIAIDESAERLPRVQENLDRLDLHATLTQADAADIDSWWDGAQFDRILLDVPCSATGVIRRHPDIKLLRRESDIVPLASIQLGLLEAMWSILKPGGRLVYATCSVFPQENHRIIQRFLKQQDQARLIEIDVDWGQDMNTGRQLLPVPDSHDGFFYAVLEKPEL encoded by the coding sequence ATGGCTTACCAGCCCCTGCCATTCCGTGCCGTCGCTGCCAACGTGTTGCTGGCAGTGGAAAACGGCCAGTCATTGACCCAATGCCTGCCGCCAGCCCTGAACCAGTTACCCCCGGAACAAAGGCCGCAACTTCAAGCGATCTGCTACGGCACCTGCCGCTGGTTTCACCGGCTTGAGGGCGAGCTCAACCAGCGCCTGAAAAAGCCCCTGCGCAAACCGGACCGGGTTGTTCATCACCTGATGCTGGTCGCCCTGTTCCAGTTGCGGTTCAGTGAGCAGGCCACCTATGCCGTGCTGAACGAAACCGTGGAAGCCTGCCGGGCGCTGGACAAGCCCCACCTGACCGGTCTGGTCAACGGCGTGTTGCGGGCCGCGGAAAGGGAAGGGGCGCCGGAGCCGAAAGACGACAGCAGCCGCTACAGCCATCCGGTGTGGATGGTGGAAAAGCTGCGCCACAACTGGCCCGATAACTGGCAAGCCATTCTCGACGCCAACAACCAGCAGGCGCCCATGACGTTGCGGGTCAACGCCCTGCGCTTTACCCGCGATGAGTACCTGGAGCTGCTGGCAGAAGCCGGTATTGAGGCGAATCCCACCCGCTTCGCCCCCCACGGCATTCAGCTTGAACGCCCGGTGCCGGTAGAACGTCTGCCCTGGTTCGAAGACGGCGGTGCCAGTGTGCAGGACGAAGCCGCCCAGCTATGCACCACTCTGCTGGACCTGCAACCAGGCCAGCGTGTACTGGACGCCTGCGCAGCTCCCGGCGGCAAGACCTGCGCCATTCTGGAGGCCTGTGGCGAACTGGACGAAGTGATTGCCATCGACGAATCCGCCGAGCGCCTGCCCCGGGTACAGGAGAACCTGGACCGGCTCGACCTGCACGCCACCCTGACACAGGCCGACGCCGCCGACATTGACAGCTGGTGGGATGGCGCCCAATTTGATCGTATCCTGCTGGACGTGCCCTGCAGCGCCACCGGTGTGATTCGCCGGCACCCGGACATCAAGCTGCTGCGCCGGGAATCCGACATCGTGCCCCTGGCCAGCATTCAGCTTGGCCTGCTGGAGGCCATGTGGTCTATCCTGAAACCCGGCGGGCGGTTGGTATACGCTACCTGTTCGGTGTTTCCCCAGGAAAACCACCGTATAATCCAGCGGTTCCTGAAACAGCAGGACCAGGCCCGGCTGATAGAAATTGATGTCGACTGGGGTCAGGACATGAACACCGGGCGCCAGTTACTGCCAGTCCCGGACAGCCATGACGGCTTTTTCTACGCCGTGCTGGAGAAACCTGAACTATGA
- the fmt gene encoding methionyl-tRNA formyltransferase: MRIVFAGTPDFAATALKALLEAGYNLVGVYSQPDRPAGRGRKLMPSPVKQVALDAGIPVFQPVSLKPEDAQQELAALKPDVMIVAAYGLILPKAVLDIPTHGCLNIHASLLPRWRGAAPIQRAIAAGDPETGITIMQMDEGLDTGDMLLKTSTPIHADDTGGSLHDRLADMGGKAIVGALVQLANSELAPEPQNDADANYAHKLSKEEGHIDWSRSAIEIERLIRAFNPWPGTFTDLGEQRIRLHQASALDQSSDKLPGTVISREREGVEVACGTGTLKVTSVQLPGSKAQSISDLINGGKQVLLPGQELN; the protein is encoded by the coding sequence CCGCCCTGAAAGCCCTTCTGGAAGCCGGCTATAACCTGGTGGGCGTCTACAGCCAGCCAGACCGCCCCGCCGGCCGGGGCCGCAAACTGATGCCCAGCCCGGTCAAACAGGTCGCCCTGGACGCCGGCATTCCGGTGTTCCAACCGGTCAGCCTGAAACCGGAAGACGCCCAGCAGGAACTTGCTGCGTTAAAGCCAGATGTGATGATTGTGGCCGCTTACGGCCTGATCCTGCCCAAAGCCGTGCTGGATATCCCCACCCACGGCTGCCTGAACATCCACGCTTCACTGCTGCCACGCTGGCGAGGTGCCGCCCCGATCCAGCGCGCCATTGCCGCCGGCGACCCCGAAACCGGCATTACCATCATGCAGATGGACGAAGGCCTGGATACCGGCGATATGCTGTTGAAAACCAGCACCCCGATCCATGCCGACGACACCGGCGGCAGCCTGCATGACCGCCTGGCGGACATGGGCGGCAAAGCTATTGTGGGAGCCCTGGTGCAACTGGCAAACAGCGAGCTGGCCCCTGAGCCACAGAACGATGCCGACGCCAACTACGCCCACAAACTGTCCAAGGAAGAAGGCCACATCGACTGGTCCCGCAGCGCCATCGAGATCGAACGCTTGATTCGTGCCTTTAACCCCTGGCCCGGCACCTTTACCGATCTCGGCGAGCAACGCATCCGCCTTCATCAGGCCAGCGCACTGGATCAGAGCAGCGACAAGCTGCCAGGCACCGTGATCAGTCGCGAGAGAGAAGGCGTTGAAGTCGCCTGCGGCACCGGCACCCTGAAAGTCACTTCGGTCCAGTTGCCCGGCAGCAAAGCCCAGAGCATCAGCGACCTGATCAACGGCGGCAAGCAGGTGCTACTGCCCGGCCAGGAGCTGAACTGA